A region from the Acidiferrobacter sp. SPIII_3 genome encodes:
- a CDS encoding COX aromatic rich motif-containing protein, whose translation MPSHKGRCLRSLVLAVVAFLTGCAQKGYWLVHPKGAIARTEWHTTILDVAVMGSVVLVAGGLVAAFLWRYRAGGKSRSYDPTFTASLVIEVLVWGIPLMIVGYLSYFSVKSVFATNPYNPLAVRRAVAREGRMNEAFTRRADPAGVNAIDPAAHPVRPVRVDVVTTDWQWVFIYPKQGIATVDELVVPVRTPVKFQLTSTTVVNDFFIPELVGEIDIMPGMRTKQGMIASRTGTYHGYSDDFSGGGFSWMGFVTRVTSPARFRGWVRHVQGAKDHLTDARFTRVAQPTINLVDKIRHFSHVQKGLFDHVIEQVMEGRVYRTPLAMTESMTKPMKVRLIK comes from the coding sequence ATGCCATCGCATAAAGGACGCTGCCTTCGATCGCTTGTGCTCGCGGTTGTCGCGTTTCTGACTGGATGCGCGCAAAAGGGATATTGGCTTGTGCATCCCAAGGGCGCGATCGCGCGCACCGAGTGGCATACCACCATCCTGGATGTCGCGGTCATGGGGAGCGTGGTGCTCGTGGCCGGCGGTCTGGTGGCGGCCTTTTTATGGCGATACAGGGCTGGCGGCAAGTCCCGGAGTTACGATCCCACCTTCACGGCGTCGCTCGTCATAGAGGTCCTGGTGTGGGGCATACCGCTCATGATCGTAGGGTACCTGTCGTATTTTTCCGTAAAGAGCGTGTTTGCGACGAACCCCTACAATCCACTTGCGGTGCGCCGTGCCGTGGCCCGTGAGGGACGCATGAACGAGGCCTTCACGCGCCGCGCGGACCCCGCCGGGGTCAATGCCATAGACCCCGCGGCCCATCCCGTGCGCCCTGTGCGCGTCGATGTCGTGACCACCGATTGGCAATGGGTCTTCATCTATCCAAAACAGGGGATCGCGACCGTAGATGAGCTCGTGGTCCCGGTCCGGACCCCGGTGAAATTCCAACTCACGTCCACGACCGTGGTAAACGACTTCTTCATCCCCGAGCTTGTCGGCGAGATCGACATCATGCCCGGAATGCGCACCAAGCAGGGCATGATCGCAAGTCGCACCGGAACCTATCACGGGTATTCCGACGACTTCAGCGGCGGCGGGTTTTCGTGGATGGGCTTTGTCACGCGCGTGACGAGTCCGGCGCGCTTCAGGGGCTGGGTACGGCACGTCCAGGGCGCCAAGGATCACCTGACCGATGCCCGTTTCACGCGCGTGGCGCAACCGACCATAAATCTCGTAGACAAGATCCGGCATTTTTCCCACGTGCAGAAGGGGCTTTTCGATCACGTCATTGAGCAGGTCATGGAGGGGCGGGTCTATCGCACGCCATTGGCCATGACTGAGAGCATGACCAAGCCCATGAAGGTGCGGTTGATCAAATAA
- a CDS encoding cbb3-type cytochrome c oxidase subunit I, with protein sequence MLVHYPGPWSPLLGRLALKQIPFQNPILVWTFALVACATLVILGAITYYRSWGYLWREWLTTVDHKKIGVMYCLLGLVMFFRGFIDGVMMRTQQVMAVGPHSPGYLGALHGYLPPYHFGQIYSAHGTIMILFAITPILIGLMNIVVPLQIGARDMAYPYLNAVSFWLTAAATGLVMISLFIGDFSHAGWVGLSPLTELAYSPGVGVDYWIWAVQIGSVGTTLASINIIMTIVKLRAPGMTWTRMPIFCWSALSTSVVGLSSFPVFTAAVALLSLDRYAGTHFFTPGLGGNLMLYTDLFWIWGHPEVYYVVLPAFGIISEIVPTFSEKPLFGYMTMAAASIAIGGVSWSVWLHHFFTMGAGPGVNSFFSIASMLVGIPTGVKVFNWAFTLYRGRIRFDLPMLWALAALVLLLTGGLTGMMLAMPAINYTVHNSVFVVAHFHNMLNVVGFAAIGGINFWFPKVFGFKLDERIGKRAFWFFSAGTVVLFGSMYALGFMGMPRRIDYIPFVSWRPLLISEEVGIFLFLIAAYYMFKQMYVSIRDRAQHRVTGPDAWRTARSLEWLTHCPVPFYNFALLPYINSRDEWAWRRQNGLVNLRPDHYEDIHLPNNTFVPILLGALAFGLGFGMVWRMYWLAGLSLLGIVAAVIARSFEGDSGHTIPGARIRELEEGFPEDPDRAAPAADVVGGVVAFQASMAPRSPVQGP encoded by the coding sequence ATGCTCGTTCATTACCCGGGTCCCTGGAGTCCGCTTCTCGGGCGGCTCGCCTTGAAGCAGATCCCGTTCCAGAATCCGATCCTCGTCTGGACCTTCGCGCTGGTGGCCTGCGCGACGCTCGTGATCCTCGGGGCGATCACCTACTACCGGTCATGGGGCTATTTGTGGCGAGAGTGGCTGACGACGGTCGATCACAAGAAGATCGGTGTCATGTACTGTCTTCTGGGGCTTGTGATGTTTTTCCGCGGCTTTATTGACGGCGTCATGATGCGCACCCAGCAGGTCATGGCTGTGGGGCCGCATTCGCCCGGTTACCTCGGGGCCCTGCACGGTTACCTGCCGCCTTACCATTTCGGGCAGATCTATAGCGCGCACGGGACCATCATGATCCTGTTTGCCATCACGCCGATCCTGATCGGGCTCATGAACATCGTGGTTCCCTTGCAGATCGGCGCCCGCGACATGGCCTACCCCTATCTGAACGCGGTATCGTTTTGGCTTACGGCGGCGGCCACCGGCCTTGTCATGATCTCGCTTTTCATAGGCGACTTCTCCCATGCCGGATGGGTGGGTTTGAGCCCGCTTACCGAGCTTGCCTACAGTCCGGGCGTGGGGGTCGACTACTGGATATGGGCGGTGCAGATCGGCAGTGTGGGCACGACGCTTGCCTCGATCAACATCATCATGACCATCGTCAAGTTGCGCGCGCCGGGCATGACTTGGACGCGCATGCCGATATTCTGCTGGAGCGCGCTTAGTACGAGCGTCGTGGGCCTGAGCTCCTTCCCGGTGTTCACGGCGGCGGTGGCGCTCTTGAGTCTCGATCGTTACGCCGGGACGCACTTTTTCACGCCGGGCCTCGGCGGCAATCTGATGCTCTACACCGACCTCTTTTGGATTTGGGGCCATCCCGAGGTGTACTACGTGGTATTGCCGGCCTTCGGCATCATATCGGAGATCGTACCGACGTTTTCCGAGAAGCCGCTTTTTGGTTACATGACCATGGCCGCGGCGAGCATCGCCATAGGAGGCGTGTCGTGGTCGGTGTGGCTGCATCATTTCTTCACCATGGGGGCGGGGCCTGGTGTGAACTCGTTTTTTAGCATCGCGAGCATGCTCGTGGGGATTCCCACGGGGGTGAAGGTCTTCAATTGGGCATTCACCTTGTACCGCGGGCGCATACGCTTCGATCTCCCCATGCTGTGGGCGCTGGCGGCGCTGGTCCTGCTCCTAACTGGGGGGCTTACCGGCATGATGCTCGCCATGCCGGCGATCAACTACACGGTCCATAACAGCGTCTTTGTCGTGGCGCATTTTCACAACATGTTAAACGTCGTGGGATTTGCAGCCATAGGGGGCATTAATTTCTGGTTCCCGAAGGTGTTTGGCTTCAAGTTGGACGAACGCATCGGCAAGCGCGCCTTTTGGTTCTTCAGCGCCGGCACGGTGGTGTTGTTCGGCTCCATGTATGCACTGGGATTCATGGGCATGCCGCGGCGCATAGACTACATCCCGTTCGTGTCATGGCGACCGCTATTGATAAGCGAGGAGGTCGGCATCTTTTTGTTCCTGATAGCGGCCTACTACATGTTCAAGCAGATGTATGTCAGCATCCGTGACCGCGCGCAACACCGGGTGACGGGCCCGGACGCTTGGCGGACGGCGCGTAGTCTCGAATGGCTCACGCATTGCCCCGTGCCATTCTATAACTTCGCGCTGCTGCCTTACATAAACAGCCGTGATGAATGGGCGTGGCGGCGCCAGAACGGGCTCGTGAACCTGCGCCCCGACCATTATGAGGACATCCATCTCCCCAATAATACCTTCGTGCCCATCCTGCTCGGGGCGCTCGCCTTTGGTCTCGGGTTCGGCATGGTGTGGCGCATGTATTGGCTGGCGGGCTTGAGCCTCCTTGGCATCGTGGCGGCGGTGATCGCGCGGTCCTTCGAGGGGGATTCGGGGCACACCATCCCCGGGGCGCGCATCCGTGAGCTCGAGGAAGGCTTTCCCGAGGACCCGGACAGGGCGGCGCCGGCGGCCGATGTGGTGGGGGGTGTAGTGGCCTTTCAGGCCTCCATGGCGCCGCGCAGCCCGGTGCAGGGGCCGTAG
- a CDS encoding cytochrome c oxidase subunit 3, with product MSKEAYVDPANAVLWQSDPPEHDSISTKTLGFWLYLLSDSMIVSSLFASYLVLNHRVNAAAGPTAGTVVHPVVAFFETVLLFSGILAYGFAMVGLKRGDKNAVLSGLAGAIVLGAGFLVVEGVDFAGLALHGMVPERSGFLSAFYTLVLYHGAHLVFGILWTAVMMVQVVREGFTQNVVYRLLNLKLFWFFQGFLWIYVFSFVYLTGALHVH from the coding sequence GTGAGTAAAGAGGCCTATGTCGATCCGGCGAATGCCGTGCTCTGGCAGTCCGATCCCCCGGAGCACGACAGCATTTCGACCAAGACCCTGGGGTTCTGGTTGTACCTTCTCAGTGATTCGATGATCGTGTCGAGTCTGTTTGCGAGTTATCTCGTATTGAACCATCGCGTCAATGCCGCGGCCGGCCCCACAGCCGGCACGGTCGTGCACCCGGTGGTGGCATTCTTCGAGACCGTGCTGTTGTTTTCCGGGATCCTCGCTTATGGTTTCGCGATGGTGGGACTAAAGCGCGGGGACAAAAACGCCGTGCTGTCGGGACTTGCCGGCGCCATCGTCCTTGGTGCGGGCTTTCTGGTGGTCGAGGGGGTCGATTTCGCGGGGCTTGCCCTGCATGGCATGGTGCCCGAACGCAGCGGGTTCCTGTCGGCTTTTTATACGCTCGTGCTCTACCACGGCGCGCACCTCGTCTTCGGGATTCTATGGACGGCGGTGATGATGGTGCAGGTGGTGCGCGAGGGGTTTACGCAGAATGTCGTCTATCGGCTCCTGAACCTGAAGCTGTTCTGGTTTTTTCAGGGGTTTCTTTGGATCTATGTCTTTAGTTTCGTCTATCTGACGGGGGCCCTCCATGTCCACTAG
- a CDS encoding cytochrome o ubiquinol/quinol oxidase subunit IV, with protein MSTSTHDDPLRHPEVQLAHGGQYVTGFVLSLILTALPLWLVVDHLGTELRLMLVVVASAAALTLVQGYFWLRLDISPTQRWMTAAFVLFIPLFVMTVGLTAWMFATLYTRTMIPTLMHAPAFGH; from the coding sequence ATGTCCACTAGCACACACGATGATCCTCTGCGGCACCCCGAGGTGCAATTGGCCCACGGCGGGCAGTACGTGACGGGCTTTGTTCTATCGTTGATCCTCACCGCCTTGCCTTTATGGCTCGTGGTCGATCATCTGGGGACAGAGCTTCGCCTGATGCTCGTCGTGGTCGCTTCGGCCGCGGCGCTGACGCTGGTGCAGGGCTACTTCTGGTTGCGGCTCGATATCTCCCCGACGCAGCGCTGGATGACCGCGGCGTTCGTGCTTTTCATACCGCTTTTCGTCATGACCGTCGGGCTTACGGCCTGGATGTTTGCGACGCTCTACACGCGCACCATGATCCCGACCTTGATGCACGCCCCCGCGTTCGGCCATTAG
- a CDS encoding N,N-dimethylformamidase beta subunit family domain-containing protein yields the protein MIQGYPDQASLAAGETLVLHVATDAPRFRIRIYRWHTDFAPVWESGWLRGQAACARGADEDWQWPVYRVATAKDWPSGVYLARLHEQAAPEVPMDFAKPAALFVVRGRGQDPLLYKLPLATYHAYNSSGGGCLYHNPPRSPDPPGSKVSLQRPGGGIGGETWGAPDHYDPTSPRQTFAHWDAPFIRWLHGNGYHPEFCTDGDLDTGAVSGARYRLMLCVGHDEYWTEGTRDAVETFVATGGHVAFFGANICWWRIHMVDRRRAFVCHQGGPCGALDHWWPSSGAGRPEDRLTGVSYRHGGGWWDGPRATSGYRVQDADHWAFAGTGLKPGSAFGHDTTPPLVGYECDGAPLADFDAYTGRARLAAEAESGGTPATLRLLAVAPLDGRWQELPPREHDPARHGLHAAVMGVYERGGTVFSAGSTDWAQVLASGHPVVDRITRNVLNRLQAPHR from the coding sequence ATGATCCAGGGCTACCCCGACCAGGCAAGCCTCGCGGCCGGAGAGACGCTCGTACTCCATGTCGCCACCGACGCGCCGCGCTTTCGTATCCGGATCTATCGCTGGCATACCGACTTTGCGCCGGTATGGGAAAGCGGCTGGCTCCGCGGCCAGGCCGCGTGCGCACGCGGCGCCGATGAAGACTGGCAATGGCCGGTCTATCGGGTCGCCACCGCCAAGGACTGGCCGAGCGGCGTCTACCTGGCCCGCCTCCACGAACAGGCAGCGCCCGAGGTGCCCATGGACTTCGCCAAACCCGCGGCATTGTTCGTGGTCCGCGGCCGCGGCCAAGACCCGCTGCTCTATAAGCTGCCGCTCGCCACCTATCACGCCTACAACAGCTCCGGCGGGGGCTGCCTCTATCATAATCCCCCGCGTTCCCCGGACCCGCCCGGCAGCAAAGTGAGCCTGCAGCGCCCCGGAGGCGGGATCGGCGGGGAGACATGGGGCGCGCCCGACCACTACGATCCGACCTCACCGCGCCAGACCTTTGCCCACTGGGACGCGCCGTTCATACGCTGGCTCCATGGCAACGGCTACCATCCCGAATTCTGCACCGATGGCGACCTGGACACGGGAGCCGTCTCTGGTGCGCGCTATCGGCTCATGCTGTGCGTCGGCCATGACGAATACTGGACCGAAGGGACGCGCGACGCCGTAGAGACATTTGTCGCGACAGGCGGCCATGTCGCCTTCTTCGGGGCCAACATATGCTGGTGGCGCATCCACATGGTCGATCGGCGGCGCGCCTTCGTCTGCCATCAGGGAGGCCCGTGCGGCGCACTCGACCATTGGTGGCCGTCAAGCGGTGCCGGGCGCCCCGAAGACCGCCTCACGGGCGTGAGCTACCGTCACGGGGGCGGCTGGTGGGATGGGCCGCGGGCGACGTCGGGTTACCGTGTCCAGGACGCGGACCATTGGGCATTTGCCGGGACCGGCCTCAAGCCCGGCTCGGCCTTCGGTCACGACACCACGCCCCCGCTCGTCGGTTACGAATGCGACGGCGCGCCGCTTGCGGATTTCGATGCGTACACGGGACGCGCACGCCTTGCCGCCGAGGCCGAAAGCGGCGGCACACCCGCGACCCTGCGGCTATTGGCCGTCGCCCCTCTCGATGGCCGCTGGCAGGAACTCCCGCCGCGCGAACACGACCCCGCGCGTCACGGGCTCCATGCCGCGGTCATGGGTGTCTATGAGCGCGGCGGCACGGTATTTTCCGCCGGCAGTACCGACTGGGCGCAGGTCCTTGCCAGCGGCCATCCGGTCGTCGATCGCATCACGCGCAACGTCCTAAACCGGCTCCAGGCCCCGCACCGTTAG
- a CDS encoding carbamoyltransferase C-terminal domain-containing protein: MDDAIIVGINRTQDASLCIMRGQEVVCAIQKERLTREKHHWGKRGDVSRLYAPLLRDLGRPVDVLVECFSSDAEKRHIGEYEREIEENISFAPHARRARLSHHLAHLYSVFPPSPFRRAAIMIVDGQGSPAADCIEDWPGRDTVPGDWREVSSFYEADREGLRCLAKQCWEGDRQRPVGLGMFYFLLTQAIFPGEGHEGKVMGLAPYGDHRALGLPALDVAHGVVRIPDSWLDIMADHQRFRYVDGDKVRLRVSADLAAAGQHAFEEGVLALARWLAVKTGAEDLCFAGGTALNCSANDRLWRESPFRRVFIPPAPSDAGTALGCAIYGLTEILKAPCRYRWNTDFLGPARAPGAIDDALHTACDLVIERPDDLSARIADLLAHSRVVGLYQGRSEFGPRALGHRSILGDPRDVRVRDWINARVKQREWFRPLAPIVLLEEAERFFEIKGPSPFMQFAAGVRPEATTVIPAVTHIDNTARLQTVADSDDPLLRRILADFARRTGVPVLLNTSFNRKEEPIVETVDEALATFRHTPLHALAMPPYLLTKRAEPETIF, from the coding sequence ATGGACGACGCGATCATCGTGGGCATCAATCGCACGCAAGACGCAAGCCTCTGCATCATGCGTGGTCAGGAAGTCGTGTGCGCGATCCAAAAGGAACGCCTGACGCGCGAGAAGCACCACTGGGGGAAGCGCGGCGACGTATCCCGTCTCTACGCCCCGCTCCTGCGCGATTTGGGCCGTCCGGTGGACGTGCTCGTGGAATGCTTCTCGTCGGATGCCGAGAAACGGCATATCGGCGAATACGAGCGGGAGATCGAGGAGAACATATCCTTTGCGCCTCATGCCCGGCGCGCGCGCCTGTCCCACCACCTCGCACACCTCTACAGCGTCTTCCCCCCGTCGCCGTTTCGCCGCGCCGCGATCATGATCGTAGACGGCCAAGGGAGCCCGGCTGCGGATTGTATCGAGGATTGGCCGGGACGGGACACCGTCCCGGGAGATTGGCGCGAGGTCTCATCCTTCTATGAGGCCGACCGCGAGGGGCTGCGGTGCCTGGCAAAGCAATGCTGGGAGGGCGATCGCCAAAGGCCGGTGGGGCTCGGGATGTTCTACTTCCTGCTTACCCAGGCGATCTTTCCGGGCGAGGGCCATGAAGGCAAGGTCATGGGCCTTGCTCCCTATGGCGATCACCGCGCCCTGGGGCTGCCGGCGCTTGACGTCGCCCATGGCGTGGTCCGTATCCCCGATTCCTGGCTCGACATCATGGCCGACCACCAGCGATTCCGCTACGTCGATGGGGACAAGGTCCGGCTGCGCGTCAGCGCCGATCTCGCTGCCGCCGGCCAGCACGCCTTCGAAGAGGGTGTCCTGGCCCTCGCGCGCTGGCTGGCGGTAAAGACCGGCGCCGAAGATTTATGCTTTGCCGGGGGCACGGCCCTGAATTGCTCGGCCAATGACCGGCTGTGGCGCGAATCGCCGTTTCGGCGGGTGTTCATCCCGCCCGCACCGAGCGACGCCGGCACAGCCCTGGGATGCGCGATCTACGGCCTCACCGAGATCTTGAAGGCCCCCTGCCGATACCGCTGGAATACCGACTTTCTCGGGCCCGCGCGCGCACCCGGGGCGATCGACGATGCGCTGCACACCGCCTGCGATCTCGTGATCGAGCGCCCCGACGACCTGTCCGCGCGCATTGCCGATCTGCTCGCGCACTCGCGCGTCGTGGGGCTCTACCAGGGGCGCAGCGAATTCGGCCCGCGTGCCCTCGGTCATCGCAGTATCCTGGGGGATCCACGCGACGTGCGCGTGCGCGATTGGATCAACGCGCGCGTAAAACAGCGCGAATGGTTTCGCCCGCTCGCGCCCATCGTCCTCCTGGAGGAGGCCGAACGATTCTTCGAGATCAAGGGTCCGTCACCGTTCATGCAATTCGCCGCCGGCGTGCGCCCCGAGGCAACGACCGTCATACCGGCCGTGACCCATATCGACAATACCGCCCGCCTGCAAACGGTGGCTGACAGCGATGATCCCTTGTTACGGCGCATCCTCGCGGACTTCGCGCGACGCACGGGGGTCCCGGTGCTGCTCAATACCTCATTCAATCGCAAGGAGGAGCCGATCGTGGAGACCGTCGACGAGGCCCTCGCCACCTTCCGCCACACACCCCTGCACGCACTCGCCATGCCGCCTTATCTCCTCACCAAGCGCGCCGAGCCGGAGACGATATTTTGA
- a CDS encoding right-handed parallel beta-helix repeat-containing protein yields MTEPTSRVYFLKKLALPIAIAASLSACVSGGAGAGAGTSASPGPQSSGNGAPTSTSANSNTGAATPITGSTIPMSQALNTPGAGTGQTIYVSTTGSNSNNGLSPQTPLQTIQQAVDSVRPGGTIEIMGGTYAGGITISNPGTASAWITMEPYQNQQVVIDGGSAMNNLFFTNSGNAPSYWEVKGFTLRSALQYGVQIDTPDVKIVDNNIYYTNYSIVKLVSTAHNIVIWGNQLHDNNHASAQAYVSKAVDMVGAVNVLVAHNNVYNISDIGLYCKGNSTDITFADNTLNNIGSRGIMLGQSTGVQFLQPGKTYESYNSIIKNNVITNDQSACLSESSSYDAEIYNNSCYNAAIAHHGAIFISNESALHQAGTNVYIRNNIVDDSSSLPMVVIAPHAMTNYATLHINHNMYYDPAGVTFEWDDKNIYNMPFKTWQQTTGLELNTIVANPQYANTTPVGAVMPSITGNTLLSLSPSSPAINAGVVLPSVTHDINGVARPSTGSYDMGAYQ; encoded by the coding sequence GTGACAGAGCCGACAAGTCGTGTGTATTTCCTGAAAAAATTAGCACTGCCGATTGCCATCGCAGCCTCCCTGTCCGCATGTGTCAGCGGTGGCGCTGGCGCCGGTGCCGGGACGTCGGCGAGTCCTGGGCCCCAGTCTTCCGGCAATGGTGCGCCGACCAGCACCAGCGCCAATAGCAACACCGGCGCCGCAACACCCATCACCGGCAGCACCATCCCCATGAGCCAAGCCTTGAATACCCCGGGCGCCGGCACGGGCCAGACCATCTATGTGTCGACCACGGGCTCCAACAGCAATAACGGCCTGTCGCCGCAGACCCCTTTGCAGACGATCCAGCAAGCCGTCGACAGCGTCCGTCCGGGTGGCACGATAGAGATCATGGGTGGCACGTACGCCGGGGGTATCACCATAAGCAATCCCGGAACGGCAAGCGCATGGATCACCATGGAGCCTTACCAAAATCAGCAGGTGGTGATCGACGGCGGGTCGGCCATGAATAATCTGTTCTTCACAAACTCGGGCAACGCTCCGAGCTATTGGGAGGTCAAGGGGTTTACCCTGCGGAGCGCCCTTCAGTACGGCGTGCAGATCGATACGCCGGATGTGAAGATCGTCGACAACAACATCTACTACACCAACTACTCGATCGTTAAGCTCGTTAGCACGGCGCATAACATCGTCATATGGGGCAACCAGCTCCACGACAACAACCACGCCTCCGCGCAGGCCTATGTGTCGAAGGCGGTGGACATGGTGGGCGCCGTCAATGTCCTGGTGGCCCATAACAACGTATACAACATATCCGACATCGGGCTCTACTGTAAGGGGAATTCGACGGATATCACGTTCGCCGACAACACCTTAAACAACATCGGAAGCCGCGGTATCATGCTCGGCCAATCCACGGGCGTGCAGTTCCTGCAGCCGGGCAAGACGTACGAGTCCTACAATAGCATCATCAAAAACAACGTCATCACAAACGATCAAAGTGCGTGCTTGTCCGAATCCTCGTCCTACGATGCGGAGATCTACAATAACTCGTGCTACAACGCGGCGATCGCTCACCACGGCGCGATTTTTATTTCCAACGAGTCGGCGCTCCACCAGGCCGGTACGAACGTCTATATACGCAACAATATCGTAGACGATTCCTCGTCCCTTCCGATGGTCGTCATAGCCCCGCATGCCATGACGAACTATGCGACCTTGCACATCAACCATAATATGTACTATGACCCGGCGGGCGTCACGTTTGAGTGGGATGACAAGAACATCTACAATATGCCGTTTAAGACCTGGCAACAGACGACTGGTCTCGAATTGAATACCATCGTGGCGAATCCCCAGTACGCGAATACCACGCCGGTGGGGGCGGTGATGCCGTCCATCACAGGAAATACGCTGCTGTCCTTGAGCCCGTCGAGCCCGGCTATAAACGCCGGTGTCGTGTTGCCCTCGGTGACGCACGACATCAATGGCGTGGCGCGGCCGTCCACGGGTTCCTACGACATGGGCGCCTATCAGTAA
- a CDS encoding BrnT family toxin: MSPAEITFDPAKDVTNTAKHGVSLALASELEWADLMAQADTRRDYGEDRMIGYTPIGERVFCVVFMDRDDQRRIISLRKANAREVKRYASQI; this comes from the coding sequence ATAAGTCCCGCGGAGATCACATTTGATCCGGCTAAGGATGTTACCAATACCGCCAAGCACGGTGTGTCCTTGGCGCTGGCATCGGAACTGGAATGGGCTGATCTCATGGCCCAGGCTGACACGCGCCGCGATTACGGCGAAGACCGCATGATCGGTTATACCCCTATCGGCGAGCGGGTGTTTTGCGTGGTCTTCATGGATCGCGACGATCAGCGTCGCATCATCAGCCTAAGAAAGGCCAATGCCAGAGAGGTTAAGCGCTATGCGAGTCAAATCTAA
- a CDS encoding BrnA antitoxin family protein → MRVKSKSGRVFKLPTPEEESAIQAGVAEDPDTYELTDTEFRQLKRIGRPPAATTKERVTMRLSRDVAARFRAAGPGWQTRIDAALKEWLETHH, encoded by the coding sequence ATGCGAGTCAAATCTAAATCTGGACGGGTGTTTAAACTCCCCACGCCCGAGGAAGAGTCCGCCATCCAAGCGGGGGTGGCCGAGGACCCCGATACCTATGAGCTGACGGATACCGAGTTCCGGCAACTGAAGAGAATAGGGCGGCCCCCGGCGGCTACAACCAAAGAACGTGTGACCATGCGGCTCTCCAGGGACGTGGCGGCGAGATTCCGTGCCGCCGGACCTGGATGGCAAACGCGTATAGACGCTGCTCTCAAGGAATGGCTTGAAACGCACCATTAA
- a CDS encoding pyridoxal phosphate-dependent aminotransferase, with protein MTLSARVGRIKPSPTLAVTARAKALKAEGRDILDLGAGEPDFDTPDLIKDAAIRAIRAGFTKYTAVDGMPELKAAVAEKFARENNLHFTTSQILVSVGGKQSFYNLAQALLDTGDEVVIPAPYWVSYADIVLMADATPVIIPTTLQQGFKITPEALDAALAYKTKLFVLNSPSNPTGAVYTRAELAALGEVLRRYPHVLIASDDMYEHIAWGPEPFANIANVCPDLLDRTIVLNGVSKAYAMTGWRIGYAGGPVDLIKAMAKVQSQSTSNPTSISQVAAEAALRSGTALVTPMREAFKARHDWLHAQLTALPGFQCRRADGTFYLFPEVSGALTTLGLPDDQTFAEALLEKTGIAAVPGSAFGSPGHMRFSYATSDQTLREAVDRLRGFLAPQQRAWAHGERP; from the coding sequence CTGACACTATCGGCCCGTGTAGGCCGAATCAAGCCCTCGCCGACGCTTGCCGTCACCGCTCGCGCCAAGGCCCTCAAGGCCGAGGGGCGGGATATCCTGGACCTCGGTGCCGGCGAACCGGATTTCGACACCCCGGACCTCATAAAGGACGCGGCGATCCGCGCCATTCGCGCCGGCTTCACCAAATACACCGCGGTCGACGGCATGCCGGAACTGAAAGCGGCGGTGGCCGAGAAGTTCGCCCGTGAAAACAATCTGCATTTTACCACGTCCCAGATCCTGGTGTCGGTGGGCGGCAAGCAAAGTTTCTACAATCTCGCCCAGGCGCTGCTTGACACTGGGGACGAGGTCGTCATCCCCGCCCCCTACTGGGTCTCGTACGCGGACATCGTCCTGATGGCCGATGCCACGCCCGTCATCATCCCGACCACGCTCCAGCAGGGCTTCAAGATCACCCCCGAGGCCCTGGATGCCGCGTTGGCCTATAAGACCAAGCTCTTCGTGTTGAACAGCCCCTCGAACCCGACCGGCGCGGTCTATACGCGCGCGGAGCTCGCCGCCCTGGGCGAGGTGCTGCGCCGCTACCCGCATGTGCTGATCGCAAGCGACGACATGTACGAGCACATCGCCTGGGGGCCCGAGCCGTTTGCCAATATCGCCAACGTGTGTCCCGACCTCCTGGACCGCACCATCGTCCTAAACGGGGTGTCCAAGGCCTATGCAATGACCGGCTGGCGCATCGGCTATGCTGGCGGCCCCGTCGACCTCATCAAGGCCATGGCCAAGGTCCAGTCGCAGAGCACCTCGAACCCGACGTCCATCTCGCAGGTGGCGGCGGAGGCGGCGTTACGCAGCGGGACCGCCCTTGTGACCCCCATGCGCGAGGCATTCAAGGCCCGCCATGACTGGCTGCATGCGCAACTTACGGCACTGCCGGGCTTTCAATGCCGGCGCGCCGACGGCACCTTCTATCTCTTTCCTGAGGTCAGCGGGGCCTTGACGACCCTAGGCCTCCCAGATGATCAGACCTTCGCCGAGGCGCTCCTCGAAAAGACCGGCATCGCTGCGGTCCCGGGCTCGGCATTCGGGTCCCCGGGCCATATGCGCTTCTCCTATGCGACAAGCGATCAGACCTTAAGAGAGGCAGTCGATCGCCTGCGCGGGTTCCTGGCACCCCAACAAAGGGCCTGGGCGCACGGCGAGCGACCATAA